Proteins found in one Salvia splendens isolate huo1 chromosome 10, SspV2, whole genome shotgun sequence genomic segment:
- the LOC121752426 gene encoding pto-interacting protein 1-like: MSCFGCCGDDEINRNADGGGPYPVKTAAGHAGNYHTTEATSKDQAVKIQPIAVPSIPVDELKEVTSNFSTDSLIGEGSYGRVYYGILTNGRAAAIKKLDASKQPDDEFLAQVSMVSRLKHENFVELLGYSVDGNQRVLAYEFASNGSLHDILHGRKGVKGAQPGPLLSWAQRVKIAVGSAKGLEYLHEKAHPHIVHRDIKSSNVLIFDDDVAKIADFDLSNQAPDMAARLHSTRVLGTFGYHAPEYAMTGQLNSKSDVYSFGVVLLELLTGRKPVDHTLPRGQQSLVTWATPKLSEDKVRQCIDERLQGDYPPKAVAKMAAVAALCVQYEADFRPNMSIVVKALQPLLNTRAGPTGEAGLT, encoded by the exons ATGAGTTGCTTTGGCTGTTGCGGAGATGATGAGATCAATAGAAATGCCGATGGTGGAGGCCCATACCCAGTAAAAACTGCAGCTG GCCATGCTGGGAATTATCACACTACTGAAGCCACATCTAAGGATCAAGCTGTGAAAATACAGCCTATTGCAGTTCCGTCAATTCCCGTGGATGAACTCAAGGAAGTTACAAGTAACTTTAGCACAGATTCCTTAATAGGGGAAGGCTCATATGGAAGAGTTTATTATGGAATTCTTACTAATGGTCGAGCTGCAGCCATAAAGAAGTTGGATGCAAGCAAACAACCAGATGATGAATTCTTAGCTCAG GTATCCATGGTGTCAAGGCTGAAACACGAAAATTTTGTGGAACTACTTGGTTACTCTGTTGATGGAAACCAACGTGTTCTGGCATATGAATTTGCATCTAATGGATCTCTTCATGACATCCTTCATG GAAGAAAAGGTGTTAAAGGAGCACAGCCTGGTCCTCTTCTTTCTTGGGCTCAACGCGTTAAAATTGCTGTGGGTTCTGCTAAGGGCCTTGAATATCTTCATGAGAAAGCACACCCTCATATTGTCCACCGTGATATAAAGTCCAGCAATGTACtgatttttgatgatgatgtaGCTAAGATTGCTGACTTTGATCTGTCAAATCAAGCTCCCGATATGGCAGCACGTCTTCACTCTACTCGTGTCCTCGGGACATTTGGATATCATGCTCCAGA ATATGCAATGACTGGACAGCTGAACTCAAAGAGTGATGTTTACAGCTTTGGTGTCGTCCTTCTGGAGCTCCTTACTGGCCGAAAACCCGTTGATCATACATTACCCCGTGGGCAGCAAAGCTTAGTAACATGG GCTACGCCAAAACTGAGTGAAGATAAAGTCCGGCAATGCATTGATGAGAGACTACAAGGAGACTATCCTCCCAAGGCTGTCGCTAAG ATGGCTGCTGTTGCTGCTTTGTGCGTACAATATGAAGCCGATTTTCGGCCAAATATGAGCATCGTGGTGAAAGCGCTCCAGCCTCTGTTAAATACTCGTGCTGGACCTACTGGTGAAGCTGGACTCACATGA
- the LOC121752425 gene encoding pectinesterase-like, protein MGAAKIAVPIVSLLLVVGVVIGVIVVIKSNGGEAEQAKNLKTPPMKMVNSICGPTDFKEACAATLESVAKNASSTPSDYIHAVVEAALKEVNNALLATNKINTDKSKDEYNHVAVEDCKHLLDYAVDMLQGSIAAVKAADLAGLREQQHELLSWMTAVYAFQTTCTDQIKSPEYKSAVESGMLNANHLTHNAVNIMAELTEMLKLFDVKLPTNKQVTLSQRRLLALDDGFPYWFGAGDRRLLAKQVAGQLVPDVVVAKDGSGKFKTIKDAVNAYPPKFNGRFVIYVKAGVYDEQVIVDKKKPNIFIYGDGIAKTIVTGRKNYAKMNISTMHTATFANEAPGFIARGMTFRNEAGPEGHQAVAFRSQGDKTSVFDCSFEASQDTLYYQNLKQFYRNCRIYGTVDFIFGKGDCVIQDSQIIVRKPLPNQFNTVTADGREIPRGSNGLVLHHCSIVPDDYLWPVRFEIPTFLGRPWKQDALTVVMQSTLGDFIRPEGWKIWDGSTNHKTCLMYEHGNTGPGANTNGRNKDFSGFKVISAAEAAKFTPGQFLRANEWLPQTGVPVQMGLY, encoded by the exons atgggtgCGGCCAAGATTGCTGTTCCTATAGTGTCGCTTCTACTAGTGGTAGGAGTAGTGATCGGTGTAATTGTAGTGATAAAAAGCAACGGCGGCGAAGCCGAACAAGCAAAGAATCTAAAGACGCCACCGATGAAAATGGTCAACTCCATTTGTGGGCCGACGGATTTCAAGGAAGCATGTGCTGCTACCTTGGAATCAGTCGCTAAAAACGCCTCCTCCACCCCCAGCGATTATATCCACGCTGTGGTGGAGGCTGCCCTCAAGGAGGTCAACAACGCATTGTTGGCCACCAACAAGATCAACACTGACAAGTCTAAGGACGAGTACAACCACGTCGCGGTGGAGGACTGCAAGCATCTCCTCGACTACGCCGTGGACATGTTGCAGGGCTCCATCGCGGCGGTGAAGGCCGCCGACCTGGCCGGTCTCCGGGAGCAGCAACATGAGCTGCTGAGCTGGATGACGGCCGTGTACGCCTTCCAGACGACCTGCACCGACCAGATCAAGAGCCCCGAGTACAAGTCCGCCGTGGAGAGCGGGATGCTCAACGCCAACCATCTCACCCACAATGCGGTCAACATCATGGCGGAGCTCACCGAGATGCTAAAGCTCTTCGACGTGAAGCTCCCCACGAACAAGCAGGTGACGTTGTCCCAGCGCCGCCTGCTTGCTTTGGATGACGGGTTTCCATACTGGTTCGGTGCCGGTGATAGGAGGCTATTGGCCAAGCAAGTGGCTGGACAGCTGGTGCCGGATGTCGTGGTGGCCAAGGATGGGAGCGGGAAGTTTAAGACCATCAAAGATGCGGTTAACGCTTACCCGCCGAAATTCAACGGGAGATTCGTGATCTACGTGAAGGCCGGTGTCTACGACGAGCAAGTCATCGTTGATAAGAAGAAGCCTAACATCTTCATCTATGGAGATGGCATTGCCAAAACAATCGTCACCGGAAGGAAGAACTACGCCAAAATGAACATCAGTACCATGCACACCGCCACCTTTG caAACGAAGCTCCCGGATTCATCGCGCGAGGGATGACCTTCCGCAACGAAGCCGGTCCTGAGGGCCATCAGGCGGTGGCCTTCCGGTCCCAGGGCGACAAGACATCGGTGTTCGACTGCAGCTTCGAGGCCTCTCAAGACACACTCTACTACCAAAATCTGAAGCAATTCTACCGCAACTGCCGCATCTACGGCACGGTGGACTTCATCTTCGGCAAGGGCGACTGCGTGATCCAAGACAGCCAGATCATCGTGCGAAAGCCCCTACCGAACCAGTTCAACACCGTGACCGCCGACGGCAGGGAGATCCCGCGCGGCAGCAACGGCCTCGTCCTCCACCACTGCTCCATCGTCCCTGACGACTACCTGTGGCCGGTGAGGTTCGAGATCCCGACCTTCCTAGGGCGGCCGTGGAAGCAGGATGCGCTGACCGTGGTGATGCAGAGCACCCTGGGGGACTTTATTAGGCCCGAGGGGTGGAAGATTTGGGATGGATCCACCAATCACAAGACATGCCTTATGTATGAGCATGGAAACACCGGCCCCGGGGCGAATACCAATGGCCGGAACAAGGATTTCTCGGGTTTCAAGGTGATCAGCGCGGCTGAGGCCGCCAAGTTCACACCCGGACAGTTCCTTCGTGCCAATGAGTGGCTGCCGCAGACCGGTGTGCCTGTGCAAATGGGCTTGTATTGA